From Halomicrobium salinisoli, the proteins below share one genomic window:
- a CDS encoding MBL fold metallo-hydrolase: MDVRFLGGAREVGRSAILVNDSLLLDYGTKTGNPPQFPVDAPDPEAVVASHGHLDHVGSIPSLLSGDRRPPIHWTPPTRELALTLARDTLKLHGGTYDCPFTETEVKRVTQVSETHGYRETFEAAGHEVTFFNAGHIPGSAHVLVDDGETRLLYTSDFHTDDQRLVSASTARPEADAVICESTYSDVEHEPRADIEDRFAESVRTTLWEGGTVVVPAFAIGRTQELLMVCEAHDVDCYVDGMGKDVTRMLRRQSEFVRDADALKRATSSARFVDGRDGQRKRIADQNTVIVTTSGMLSGGPAMTYIPAIRANPTNKIALTGYQVEGTPGRRLLDTGRAEIDGRVMPVSAGVEWYDFSAHADRDGLRSLLSEYRDSRVLVNHGDRCEAFAGELADDGYEASAPAPGDELTV; this comes from the coding sequence ATGGACGTCCGGTTCCTGGGCGGCGCCCGCGAGGTCGGCCGCAGCGCGATCCTCGTGAACGACAGCCTCCTGCTGGACTACGGGACGAAGACGGGGAACCCGCCGCAGTTCCCCGTCGACGCGCCCGACCCGGAGGCCGTCGTCGCCAGCCACGGCCACCTCGACCACGTCGGGTCGATCCCGTCGCTCCTCTCCGGGGACCGCCGACCCCCGATTCACTGGACGCCGCCCACCAGGGAACTGGCGCTGACGCTCGCCCGCGATACCCTGAAGCTACACGGAGGAACCTACGACTGTCCGTTCACGGAGACGGAGGTCAAGCGCGTCACGCAGGTCTCCGAGACCCACGGCTACCGCGAGACCTTCGAGGCCGCCGGCCACGAGGTGACGTTCTTCAACGCCGGCCACATCCCCGGGAGCGCCCACGTGCTCGTCGACGACGGCGAGACGCGCCTGCTGTACACCAGCGACTTCCACACCGACGATCAACGGCTGGTCTCCGCCTCCACCGCCCGCCCCGAGGCCGACGCGGTCATCTGCGAGAGCACCTACTCCGACGTCGAGCACGAACCCCGGGCCGACATCGAGGACCGCTTCGCCGAGAGCGTCCGGACGACTCTCTGGGAGGGCGGCACCGTCGTCGTCCCCGCGTTCGCCATCGGCCGGACGCAGGAACTGCTCATGGTCTGCGAGGCCCACGACGTGGACTGCTACGTCGACGGCATGGGCAAGGACGTCACCCGGATGCTCCGCCGCCAGTCCGAGTTCGTCCGCGACGCCGACGCCCTCAAGCGGGCGACGTCCAGCGCCCGCTTCGTGGACGGCCGCGACGGCCAGCGAAAGCGGATCGCCGACCAGAACACGGTGATCGTCACCACGAGCGGGATGCTCTCGGGCGGCCCGGCGATGACGTACATCCCGGCGATCCGCGCGAACCCGACCAACAAGATCGCGCTCACGGGCTACCAGGTGGAGGGCACGCCCGGCCGCCGGCTGCTCGACACCGGCCGCGCGGAGATCGACGGCCGCGTGATGCCCGTCAGCGCCGGGGTCGAGTGGTACGACTTCTCCGCCCACGCCGACCGCGACGGCCTGCGCTCCCTGCTCTCGGAGTACCGTGACAGCCGCGTGCTGGTCAACCACGGCGACCGCTGCGAGGCCTTCGCCGGCGAACTCGCCGACGACGGCTACGAGGCGTCGGCGCCCGCCCCGGGCGACGAACTCACCGTCTGA
- a CDS encoding DMT family transporter, whose protein sequence is MRPYLTLALAVASELTGTTALKYADGFSNPLPSAVVVATYLAAFYLLSATLQELPVGLVYATWAAAGIVGAAVIGAVAFDEPVDAAGLVGIGLIVAGVAVLNLLSETYAPVH, encoded by the coding sequence GTGCGACCGTATCTCACGCTGGCACTGGCCGTCGCGTCGGAACTGACCGGTACCACCGCGCTGAAGTACGCCGACGGCTTCTCGAACCCGCTCCCGAGCGCCGTCGTGGTCGCGACCTACCTGGCCGCGTTCTACCTGCTGAGCGCGACCCTCCAGGAGCTCCCGGTCGGACTCGTGTACGCCACCTGGGCGGCCGCCGGTATCGTCGGCGCCGCGGTGATCGGCGCGGTGGCGTTCGACGAGCCCGTCGACGCGGCCGGCCTGGTCGGCATCGGCCTGATCGTCGCCGGCGTCGCCGTGCTGAACCTCCTCTCCGAGACGTACGCGCCGGTGCACTGA
- a CDS encoding ABC transporter substrate-binding protein, whose protein sequence is MTRDADPTRRRFVAAGGTVLGTALAGCSGTSGGDSGATATDATTDEQSTDAPSATDAGTDEATATDAAASYTASIAPVGEVTFESPPERIFAIMTHHADMALSLGRGDDLTAVYAPAYNDSLLSAFAARLDGVSVDWTDLYDSWNPSKERLYALDSDVHLADPANVLAMDAWAEDDVAEVRDEIAPWFGNTLSDRYRDPPAAYAERYEHYDLWGIFERVAAALDERERYSALADVRAALLDTVEADLPPEGERPTVAMMLPSTAEDSQYWPYDVTADGFFAAHTRPLGARDAFDGMDGVGDADPLDYEALLEADPDVIFVLGGVVDTYDMPAIRERFRSDPVAGDVTAVQEGRVYAQGTRHQGPLLNLFQLEMTAKQLYPDRFGEWPTYESGPYPELSDDERLLDYDRVAEVVRGDFESD, encoded by the coding sequence ATGACGCGAGACGCAGATCCGACGCGGCGACGGTTCGTCGCGGCGGGCGGGACGGTGCTGGGAACCGCGCTGGCCGGGTGTTCCGGAACGAGCGGCGGGGACTCGGGCGCCACGGCGACGGACGCGACGACCGACGAGCAGAGCACGGACGCGCCGAGCGCGACCGACGCCGGAACCGACGAGGCGACCGCGACGGACGCCGCGGCGTCGTACACCGCGTCCATCGCTCCCGTCGGCGAGGTGACCTTCGAGTCGCCGCCCGAGCGGATCTTCGCCATCATGACCCACCACGCCGACATGGCGCTGTCGCTGGGACGGGGCGACGACCTCACGGCCGTCTACGCCCCGGCGTACAACGACTCGCTGCTGTCGGCGTTCGCCGCCCGCCTCGACGGCGTCTCCGTCGACTGGACGGACCTCTACGACTCCTGGAACCCGAGCAAGGAGCGGCTGTACGCCCTGGACAGCGACGTCCACCTGGCGGACCCGGCGAACGTCCTCGCCATGGACGCCTGGGCGGAGGACGACGTCGCGGAGGTCCGCGATGAAATCGCTCCCTGGTTCGGCAACACGCTGAGCGACCGGTACCGCGACCCGCCCGCGGCCTACGCCGAGCGCTACGAGCACTACGATCTCTGGGGAATCTTCGAGCGGGTCGCCGCCGCGCTCGACGAGCGAGAGCGCTACAGTGCCCTGGCGGACGTCCGTGCTGCTCTGCTCGACACCGTCGAGGCCGACCTGCCGCCCGAGGGCGAGCGTCCGACCGTCGCGATGATGCTCCCCTCGACTGCCGAGGACAGCCAGTACTGGCCGTACGACGTGACAGCCGACGGCTTCTTCGCCGCTCACACCCGCCCGCTGGGCGCGCGCGACGCCTTCGACGGCATGGACGGCGTCGGCGACGCGGACCCGCTGGACTACGAGGCGCTGCTTGAGGCCGACCCGGACGTCATCTTCGTCCTCGGGGGCGTCGTCGACACGTACGACATGCCGGCCATCAGGGAACGGTTCCGGAGCGATCCCGTGGCGGGCGACGTCACGGCCGTACAGGAGGGGCGCGTCTACGCGCAGGGCACGCGCCACCAGGGGCCGCTGCTGAACCTCTTCCAGCTGGAGATGACCGCCAAGCAGCTGTACCCCGATCGGTTCGGCGAGTGGCCGACCTACGAGTCCGGGCCGTACCCCGAGCTCTCCGACGACGAGCGCCTGCTGGACTACGATCGCGTGGCCGAGGTCGTCCGGGGCGACTTCGAGTCCGACTGA
- a CDS encoding cupin domain-containing protein codes for MDRTSLDEADQWFDVLLTADGAQAAAMTLAPGQSTGGPDNRHRESDQWLFVASGTGTATVEGEAVDLASGDLLRIEAGEAHEIVAGDEPLETLNLYVPPEY; via the coding sequence ATGGACCGCACCAGTCTCGACGAAGCGGACCAGTGGTTCGACGTCCTCCTCACGGCCGACGGCGCGCAGGCGGCCGCGATGACGCTCGCGCCAGGACAGTCCACGGGCGGACCGGACAACCGCCACCGGGAGAGCGATCAGTGGCTATTCGTCGCCTCGGGAACCGGAACGGCGACCGTCGAGGGCGAGGCGGTCGACCTCGCGTCGGGCGATCTCCTCCGGATCGAGGCCGGCGAGGCCCACGAGATCGTCGCCGGCGACGAGCCGCTGGAGACGCTGAACCTCTACGTGCCGCCGGAGTACTGA
- a CDS encoding FecCD family ABC transporter permease produces MASSHPVESGAATREGRHWVTGRLVSLCLASVVITTLAGLVQVSFGSYSMTIAEAWRALLDPAVLLNPDAWSAFLLGTELPELTRRQLVVWNIRLPRVLVGILAGATLAVSGAVFQAVTRNELASPFVLGVSSGAGFAVLLTLVVFSGLTPFLPLFAAAGGAVAFLIVYAIAWKGGTSPVRLVLAGIVVNMIFYSLQQGLFYVADDLGAIQSAIAWTTGSLIGADWSQLSPEILVPAVGAVALALLGARQLNLLLLGEQTAKSLGMRVEVVRFGMAGVAIVAASSAIAVAGIVSFVGLVVPHVVRIAVGSDYRRLMVGCVFAGPALMVTADVVARLALNPLQVPVGVVTGLIGGPYFLYLMRKQNSMGDL; encoded by the coding sequence ATGGCTTCATCCCACCCGGTCGAGTCCGGCGCAGCGACGCGGGAGGGTCGCCACTGGGTCACCGGCCGGCTCGTGTCGCTCTGCCTCGCGAGCGTCGTGATCACGACGCTCGCCGGGCTCGTCCAGGTCAGCTTCGGCTCCTACTCGATGACGATCGCCGAGGCCTGGCGTGCCCTGCTGGACCCCGCCGTTCTGCTGAACCCGGACGCCTGGTCGGCGTTCCTGCTGGGGACGGAGCTGCCGGAGCTGACCCGCCGACAGCTCGTCGTCTGGAACATCCGGCTTCCCCGCGTGCTGGTGGGGATCCTCGCGGGCGCGACGCTGGCCGTGTCCGGCGCCGTCTTCCAGGCAGTGACACGCAACGAACTGGCGAGCCCGTTCGTGCTCGGCGTCAGCTCCGGCGCCGGCTTCGCCGTGTTGCTGACGCTGGTGGTCTTCTCCGGGCTGACGCCGTTCCTGCCGCTGTTCGCCGCCGCCGGCGGCGCCGTCGCCTTCCTGATCGTGTACGCCATCGCCTGGAAGGGCGGCACCTCGCCGGTCCGGCTGGTGCTGGCCGGCATCGTCGTCAACATGATCTTCTACTCGCTCCAGCAGGGGCTGTTCTACGTCGCCGACGACCTCGGCGCGATCCAGTCGGCCATCGCCTGGACGACCGGGTCGCTGATCGGGGCCGACTGGTCGCAGCTCTCCCCCGAGATCCTCGTCCCGGCCGTCGGGGCGGTCGCGCTGGCGCTGCTGGGCGCCCGCCAGCTGAACCTCCTGTTGCTGGGCGAGCAGACGGCGAAGTCGCTCGGGATGCGCGTCGAGGTCGTCCGCTTCGGGATGGCCGGCGTCGCCATCGTGGCGGCCAGTTCCGCCATCGCCGTCGCCGGCATCGTCAGCTTCGTCGGCCTCGTCGTGCCCCACGTCGTCCGGATCGCGGTGGGCAGCGACTACCGCCGGCTGATGGTCGGCTGCGTCTTCGCCGGCCCGGCGCTGATGGTCACCGCCGACGTCGTCGCCCGGCTGGCGCTGAACCCGCTACAGGTGCCCGTCGGCGTCGTCACCGGGCTGATCGGCGGGCCGTACTTCCTGTATCTCATGCGCAAACAGAACTCCATGGGTGATCTCTGA
- a CDS encoding TrmB family transcriptional regulator, which yields MSDLTDLGLSSYEAHAYRALLSLGPATAREVAEAGDVPMGRIYDVLNGLSGRDLVTARDGDPTRYVAADPDAATDRLLAERRAELRDRLDRYEAVAASVGEELAPLVPTESQFWSIGLGGEAAATAMREQFERATESIRSVVAAPYDAAAAADYEAEVEAYLERVDEGLEVELLTTPSLVERGPTDRLAAALESAADFALRTTSPIHLTYEVLDDREVYVDVPAPFAAGERVGGVVVRDGDAAAEFETRFREAWADATPVEPADLAE from the coding sequence ATGAGCGACCTGACGGACCTGGGGCTCTCGAGCTACGAGGCGCACGCGTATCGGGCGCTGCTGTCGCTCGGCCCGGCGACGGCCCGCGAGGTGGCCGAGGCCGGCGACGTCCCGATGGGACGGATCTACGACGTGCTGAACGGGCTGTCCGGCCGGGACCTGGTCACCGCCCGGGACGGGGATCCGACCCGCTACGTCGCGGCGGACCCAGACGCCGCGACCGATCGGCTGCTGGCCGAGCGCCGCGCCGAACTGCGGGACAGGCTGGACCGCTACGAGGCGGTCGCCGCCTCGGTCGGCGAGGAGCTGGCGCCGCTGGTGCCGACGGAGAGCCAGTTCTGGTCGATCGGCCTCGGCGGCGAGGCGGCCGCGACGGCGATGCGCGAGCAGTTCGAGCGCGCGACGGAGTCGATCCGCTCGGTCGTCGCCGCGCCGTACGACGCGGCGGCCGCGGCCGACTACGAGGCCGAGGTCGAGGCCTACCTGGAGCGCGTCGACGAGGGGCTGGAGGTGGAGCTACTGACGACCCCGTCCCTCGTCGAGCGGGGTCCGACCGATCGGCTGGCGGCGGCCCTGGAGAGCGCCGCGGACTTCGCGCTCCGCACGACGTCGCCGATCCACCTGACCTACGAGGTGCTCGACGACCGCGAGGTGTACGTCGACGTGCCCGCGCCGTTCGCCGCGGGCGAGCGCGTCGGCGGCGTGGTCGTCCGGGACGGCGACGCCGCGGCCGAGTTCGAGACCCGCTTCCGCGAGGCGTGGGCGGACGCGACGCCGGTCGAGCCGGCCGACCTCGCGGAGTAG
- a CDS encoding ABC transporter ATP-binding protein has translation MAESETRERITDSSGVAVESALVGEDLALRYPTSDETVVECTRLDIPEGAVTALVGPNGSGKSTLLKALSDHLEPAEGTVTLDGESIQSYGQSELARRLGVLSQERESPGSLTVEDLAYHGRYPHRGFFDNVGEADHRAVERALELAGVEHLRDAELGQLSGGQKQLAWIAMVLAQDTDVLLLDEPTTFLDLHHQFTVLETIRQLNEAEDVTVGVVLHDVAQAARFADYLVALRDGQLYDWGPPEDVVTEQLLADVFGVEAEVRHEPELQVLPKRALPDDHT, from the coding sequence ATGGCCGAGAGCGAGACGCGCGAACGGATCACGGACTCGTCGGGCGTCGCGGTCGAGAGCGCGCTCGTCGGCGAGGACCTCGCCCTGCGGTACCCGACGAGCGACGAGACGGTCGTCGAGTGCACGCGGCTGGACATCCCCGAGGGCGCCGTCACGGCGCTCGTGGGCCCGAACGGCAGCGGGAAGTCGACGCTGCTGAAGGCCCTCTCGGACCACCTGGAGCCCGCCGAGGGGACCGTGACGCTGGACGGTGAGTCGATCCAGTCCTACGGCCAGTCGGAACTGGCCAGGCGGCTGGGCGTCCTCTCCCAGGAGCGGGAGTCGCCGGGCTCGCTCACCGTCGAGGACCTGGCCTACCACGGCCGGTACCCCCACCGCGGCTTCTTCGACAACGTGGGCGAGGCCGACCACCGGGCGGTCGAGCGCGCACTGGAACTGGCGGGCGTGGAACACCTCCGGGACGCCGAACTCGGCCAGCTCTCCGGCGGCCAGAAGCAGCTCGCCTGGATCGCGATGGTGCTGGCACAGGACACCGACGTCCTCCTGCTCGACGAGCCGACGACCTTCCTCGACCTGCACCACCAGTTCACCGTGCTGGAGACGATCAGGCAGCTCAACGAGGCGGAGGACGTCACCGTGGGCGTCGTCCTCCACGACGTCGCTCAGGCGGCCCGCTTCGCCGACTACCTCGTGGCGCTGCGGGACGGCCAGCTGTACGACTGGGGCCCGCCGGAGGACGTCGTCACGGAGCAGCTGCTCGCCGACGTCTTCGGCGTCGAGGCCGAGGTCCGCCACGAGCCGGAGCTGCAGGTCCTCCCCAAGCGCGCGCTCCCGGACGACCACACCTGA
- a CDS encoding FAD-dependent oxidoreductase has translation MSDESATAAGPEEATSEYDVVVVGGGVAGLTAGVFTARADLATLVLDAGGSILRRNAHLENFPGFPAGVNARQLLDLLGEQAETAGCERREAAVTAVETRDDGFAVETDAGDRYAADYVVAATKNETGYLDDVEGVGLIDRGKAFVDVDERGRTGVDGLYAAGRMAEKPHQAAVAAGHGAEVAVTLLEDHPRAFYHDWVAPDGYFTDRGRDLPPGCEEIDAEERERRERASLETMRERFGEPHPDEQETHPSLEE, from the coding sequence ATGTCCGACGAGAGCGCGACGGCGGCGGGACCTGAAGAGGCGACGAGCGAGTACGACGTGGTCGTCGTCGGCGGCGGGGTCGCGGGGCTGACCGCGGGCGTGTTCACCGCGCGCGCCGACCTGGCGACGCTCGTCCTCGACGCCGGCGGCTCCATCCTCCGGCGCAACGCCCACCTGGAGAACTTCCCCGGCTTCCCCGCCGGCGTCAACGCCCGCCAGTTGCTCGATCTCCTGGGCGAGCAGGCCGAAACGGCCGGCTGCGAGCGCCGCGAGGCCGCGGTGACGGCAGTCGAGACGCGAGACGACGGGTTCGCGGTGGAGACGGACGCCGGCGACCGCTACGCGGCCGACTACGTCGTCGCCGCGACGAAGAACGAGACGGGCTACCTCGACGACGTCGAGGGCGTCGGCCTGATCGACCGCGGGAAGGCCTTCGTCGACGTCGACGAGCGCGGCCGGACGGGCGTCGACGGCCTCTACGCGGCCGGGCGCATGGCCGAGAAGCCCCACCAGGCCGCCGTCGCGGCGGGCCACGGCGCGGAGGTCGCGGTGACGCTCCTCGAGGACCACCCTCGAGCCTTCTACCACGACTGGGTGGCTCCGGACGGCTACTTCACCGACCGCGGCCGGGACCTCCCGCCGGGCTGCGAGGAGATCGACGCCGAGGAGCGCGAGCGCCGGGAGCGAGCGTCGCTGGAGACGATGCGCGAGCGGTTCGGCGAGCCCCACCCCGACGAGCAGGAGACGCACCCCAGCCTGGAGGAGTAG